Below is a window of Ahaetulla prasina isolate Xishuangbanna chromosome 1, ASM2864084v1, whole genome shotgun sequence DNA.
TGTGGAATGTGTCGTTGAACTCACCCAGCAACGATGTCCGGTTGGCATCCAGGATGTTGTCAACAGAGGGCCCTTTGACGGTCAGGGTGGCAAAGTAGGTGTCGTTGCCAGCAGTGTTGCTGGCGATGCAAATGTAGGTGCCGCTGTCCTGGGCCTGGGCATAGCGGATCTCCAGTGTTCCGCCGGGCAAGACGATGACCCGGCCCAAACTCTTGGAGGTGATCATCCGATGCTGAGGAGAAATCCAGCTGATGGAGGGCATGGGCTCCCCCTCTGCCTGGCACTGGAAGGATACCACCTGGCCCTCGTGAGCCGTCACACGCTGGAGTTGACGGTTCCGGATTTTGGGCTTTTGGCAGGTGAAGTACTCGAAGAGAACAGAGTCCGGAAAGTCATGCAGGGCATCGCCCTGGATCTCAACGGGCGAGGAGCACATGGGTGGCTGCCCATCGAAGTTCAGCGTCTTCCGGCGCTGGAGGATCCAGAGCAGGCGGCAGTCACAGACGAGGGGGTTTTGGTCCACCCGGAGGGTCTCCAGGGTGTTGACGGAGTGGAAGGTGCTCTCTTCCAGGGTGGACAAGAGATTGTTGGAGAGGTTCAGGAGGCGGATCTGCCTCAGTCCAGAGAGCGCCTGGGGCTCCACGGAGATCAGCAGGGCGCCCACCATGTGCAGCTCCCTCAGCCGGGTGAGGTCCCGGAAGGAGCCCCTTGGCACGGTGCTGATGGGGTTGTAGGAGAGGTTGAGGTACGTAAGGTGCCCCAGGCTCCTCAGGGCTGCGATCGGCACAGCTGTAATGTTGGTGAAGGTGACGAAGAGTGAGGTGAGGTTGAGGCCCTGGAAGGCATTGGGCGAAATGTCCTCCAGCAACGGCCAGTTGTCGATTTCCAGAAGCCACAGGCGGCCGAGCCTCCGGAAGTTCTGGTCTTCCAGCAGGCCGACACCGAGGTGCCTGAGCCGGAGGACCTCCAGGTTTTGCAGGCGAGAGAGGGACTCAGCAGAGAGGTCCGTCAGGTTGCACTTCTCGATGGTCAGCTCCCGGAGGCTGAGCAGGCCAGAGAAGGCCTTTCGGGAGATGTAGACCAGGTCGTTGTCCCCGACTTCAAGGTGCTTCAGGCTTCTCAGGTCTTGAAAAGCGTAGTCCAGAAGGATGACAATTTTGTTCTCACTGATGTCCAGGAGGCTGAGGTTGGCCAGTTTGTGGAAGACGCCCGCAGGGATCAGCTTGAGCTGGTTGCGCCGAAGCCGCAAGACTTGCAGGTTGAAGAGGTTGCCAAAGGCCCCGGGCTCCACGCTGGAGATGACATTTTCGCTGAAGTCCAGCTCTTCCAGCATGGCGAAGGAGGAGAGCTCGCCTGCGTTCAAGCAGCGGATGCGGTTCTTGTTCAGCTCCAGGATCCTGGTCTCGGTTGGGATCCCCTCCGGGACAGACGTGAGGCGTTTCCGATGGCAGGTGACGGATTTGAGCTGAGGGATGCACTCGCAACGTGCCGGGCAGGCCCACCCCGGGGCAAAACTCAGGAGGGAGCAGCAGGAGGCTAGGAGGAGAAAGCCACATTGCATTGTGTGGGTCATGGTCCTACAGACCCCTTACCATCTTCCCACGTacctgggaaagagagagagagagagagagaaggggggggttaCTCAGACCCTGGCAAGGCTTGTGCTGTTCCCTCAGGCCTCACTCAGGAGCCTTGAATTGGCTCGCCCTCTGAGCATCTCTCCCTGCTTGGCCCAAGACTTGGCTGGTCTGGGCCACCTCCAAAGTGTCTAGCCAAAACCGAAGCCTCGCAGAACTCatctgtgtgtgcgcgcgcatgtgcatgtgcaccttTTTTGAGCACTCCCTCTCCCCAAGCCCCGGTCCTGGTGCACAGCCCCAAGTGGCTTTTCTCGTCTTTGCAGATCATAAACATCGGAGGCGATGTTCCAGGATCCATTCTTTGTAGTTtaatccaggggtcaccaacctttcagacctcagggaccactaaattcataattttaaatcccgcggaccactaatatgatctgcctaatgactgcctgagtgggcatggctaagtggtcatgtgactgggtgggtgtggccaattcaatgtcactcacatcaaagaGTGCTTCGCTGGCCTCTACccgaccctcccctcccagccattccttgcctGCTCACTCGGGCTCctcagggccccaacaggaagcagttgttggagctaagcagccaccatgagaaagagttggcaaaacagatcagttcaaattggatctgaccaaggaggAGGCTCAGCACAAGCACCTcactgagcataggctttccaagcagagggaagacctgcggaagtgcaaggccaggtgcaaggcacctggaggctcagcaggctgagatggtcagccaattccaggccacgatgcagtcccactggaacaaggccctccagctctttgccaccagccttctccccacaccaggaggctgaaacagaccccaagttggaatgtctgcccccctctgacccaaacaaaaagaccctgaagagggagactctctgcagcaacacaaacgttcattacacgtatccagcccagggaccgtagtttgaggacccttgatttagtgcaagataaaaaatgcaaataatttttcagcggacaaccaaaattttctcgcggaccaccagttggtgaccactggtttaatACATAAATAGCTACAATCACAAAATAATgccaagctggcagaaatagccataATTTAGATTTCTTCTTTGTGAAGATACTGAATTATTCCATGTCGCCTTCTGTTTTTACTACTTCAGAATGACTCGAAGGTGGCAGTGGGGACTTTGTATCcggtggtggattgctaccggtttgccccagttcaaagggggcaaaccggtaggagtggtggtgggaggctccgcccacccacccagacgtcatcaaatatgatctgcatatgtgcagatggAGCATGtgcatgagcgaactggtagcaaaggtgacCCACCCGTTTGTATCTGAGGGAGAGAGGGCAGAAGCTCAGAAACTTATGCAggtgcatgcctaccatccctgtcctaatattcctttttacttattcttttcatgtatccaaatttcttttatacttttacctgttatatatggttgagaaaataaataaataaataaaataaacagtgggGTGGGGATTCCTTGTTATCTCCCGAGGGCAACTTGGAGCCTGGGAAACCCCCTGGTTGCTGGTAGGTTTCCCAGAAGGTGGGAAGGCCTCCAAAGTTGTGCTTCCCCCAGTCTTTGGCTGCCAGGTCTTCCTCA
It encodes the following:
- the LINGO3 gene encoding leucine-rich repeat and immunoglobulin-like domain-containing nogo receptor-interacting protein 3, coding for MTHTMQCGFLLLASCCSLLSFAPGWACPARCECIPQLKSVTCHRKRLTSVPEGIPTETRILELNKNRIRCLNAGELSSFAMLEELDFSENVISSVEPGAFGNLFNLQVLRLRRNQLKLIPAGVFHKLANLSLLDISENKIVILLDYAFQDLRSLKHLEVGDNDLVYISRKAFSGLLSLRELTIEKCNLTDLSAESLSRLQNLEVLRLRHLGVGLLEDQNFRRLGRLWLLEIDNWPLLEDISPNAFQGLNLTSLFVTFTNITAVPIAALRSLGHLTYLNLSYNPISTVPRGSFRDLTRLRELHMVGALLISVEPQALSGLRQIRLLNLSNNLLSTLEESTFHSVNTLETLRVDQNPLVCDCRLLWILQRRKTLNFDGQPPMCSSPVEIQGDALHDFPDSVLFEYFTCQKPKIRNRQLQRVTAHEGQVVSFQCQAEGEPMPSISWISPQHRMITSKSLGRVIVLPGGTLEIRYAQAQDSGTYICIASNTAGNDTYFATLTVKGPSVDNILDANRTSLLGEFNDTFHNDTRVFIKFTLDLKTILVSTAMGCITFLGVVLFCFLLLFVWSRGRGQHKNNFAGEYSFRKVDGPTSASGQGGARKFNMKMI